A genomic segment from Triticum dicoccoides isolate Atlit2015 ecotype Zavitan chromosome 1A, WEW_v2.0, whole genome shotgun sequence encodes:
- the LOC119362712 gene encoding uncharacterized protein LOC119362712, translating to MVRGCAVALAAAAAAAAALLVSLPMLLVLPPDADTYEQESRRIFVEWKARYKKTYKHAGEEECRYALFKESRCRVAWARADGVTTSGLNGLSALANEEIYRGYRVRKGEESYEQETRRMFVGWKAKYGKTYRDVGEEECRYRLFKGNRRVVVRLNAVAATPGQNVYGINQFGDLTNEEVRERCYPEMVDQELSARCQAAAPDPDPDHGRRIWYQVCRCIATEVESGGAVPGAEAHMWI from the exons ATGGTGAGGGGCTGCGCGGTTGctctcgcggcggcggcggcggcggcggcggcgctgctggTGTCGCTGCCTATGCTGCTGGTGTTGCCACCGGACGCGGACACGTACGAGCAGGAGAGCCGCCGGATATTCGTGGAGTGGAAGGCCAGGTACAAGAAGACCTATAAACACGCCGGCGAAGAGGAGTGCCGGTACGCGTTGTTCAAGGAGAGCCGCTGCCGCGTCGCCTGGGCCAGGGCCGACGGGGTGACCACATCTGGCCTCAACGGTCTCAGCGCCCTCGCCAATGAGGAGATCTACCGCGggtacagggtccggaagggggaggaATCGTACGAGCAGGAGACCCGACGGATGTTCGTGGGGTGGAAGGCCAAGTACGGCAAGACCTACAGAGACGTCGGCGAGGAGGAATGCCGGTACAGGTTGTTCAAGGGCAACCGCCGCGTTGTCGTCCggctcaacgccgtcgccgccacccccGGACAAAATGTGTACGGCATCAACCAATTCGGTGACCTCACCAACGAGGAGGTCCGGGAACGCTGCTACCCGGAGATGGTGGACCAAGAGCTGAGCGCCAGGTGCCAAGCCGCCGCCCCCGACCCGGACCCCGACCATGGGAGGCGGATTTGGTACCAG GTTTGCCGGTGCATTGCTACGGAAGTGGAGTCTGGAGGCGCCGTTCCTGGAGCTGAAGCACACATGTGGATCTGA